The following are encoded in a window of Bacillus sp. SORGH_AS_0510 genomic DNA:
- a CDS encoding VOC family protein — MAFEIKKIDHIQLAAPQGCEEDARNFFGELLGLMEVEKPEELKKRGGVWFEFGTFQLHIGVEKPFSPAKKAHPAFVVENIEELKVHLKKHEIAFQEDDNLPGASRIHVNDPFGNRLEFLEWV, encoded by the coding sequence ATGGCTTTTGAAATAAAGAAAATTGATCATATACAACTTGCTGCGCCACAAGGCTGTGAAGAGGATGCAAGAAATTTCTTTGGTGAGCTCTTAGGACTTATGGAGGTCGAAAAACCAGAAGAATTAAAGAAACGAGGTGGAGTTTGGTTTGAATTTGGAACCTTCCAGCTTCACATCGGTGTAGAAAAACCGTTCTCACCTGCCAAAAAGGCACATCCCGCGTTTGTTGTAGAAAATATTGAGGAATTAAAGGTACATCTGAAAAAGCATGAAATTGCCTTCCAAGAAGATGATAATCTTCCTGGAGCAAGCAGAATACATGTAAATGACCCTTTTGGAAATCGGCTTGAATTTTTAGAGTGGGTGTAA
- a CDS encoding ABC transporter permease, translated as MNRLIQNEMMKLIAKKRLVVIAIIIGVLVLLFTYAQYKQVETQREKLGTSDWRTILQQQIVDTTNRLSSSRITDEWKKQLQISLQQQQYYLDHDINPAEPGAPTFMRIFIENSIDLFIPLMVMVIASDLVSSEHSLGSIKLLLTRPVRRWKVLLSKYITLCLAVSLIIAIAGILSYLISGIVFGYNGWGAPILTGFNVTETGLNTTDVKLLSLWKFLLMDFGLVWFVSIVVGTLSFMLSVLIRSTAAGMGVMLAALISGAILSNMVSSWESAKYFFMVNLRLTDYMKGSAPPIEGMNLSFSLMVLFVWWAAALLVSFVVFTKKDVY; from the coding sequence TTGAATAGGTTGATTCAGAATGAAATGATGAAGTTGATTGCCAAAAAGAGACTAGTTGTGATTGCCATCATTATTGGCGTTTTAGTTTTGTTATTTACATATGCGCAGTATAAGCAGGTTGAGACGCAGCGTGAAAAATTAGGGACTAGTGATTGGCGCACGATTTTACAGCAGCAAATTGTTGATACGACAAACCGTTTGAGCAGTAGCCGGATCACGGATGAGTGGAAGAAGCAATTGCAAATATCCTTACAGCAACAACAATATTATTTGGACCATGATATTAATCCAGCCGAACCTGGTGCGCCAACATTTATGAGAATATTTATTGAGAATTCCATAGATTTATTTATTCCTTTAATGGTTATGGTGATTGCCAGTGATTTAGTGTCCTCCGAGCATAGTTTAGGTTCCATTAAACTGCTGTTGACGCGTCCAGTAAGAAGATGGAAGGTCCTGCTAAGTAAATATATTACACTGTGCTTAGCTGTTTCCTTAATAATAGCTATTGCTGGGATCCTTTCCTATCTTATTTCTGGGATAGTATTTGGTTATAATGGTTGGGGGGCACCGATATTAACAGGATTTAATGTAACGGAAACAGGATTAAATACAACAGACGTGAAACTGCTTAGCCTTTGGAAGTTTTTATTGATGGATTTTGGCTTAGTTTGGTTTGTTTCCATTGTTGTGGGTACTCTTTCCTTTATGTTATCTGTTTTGATTCGAAGTACAGCCGCAGGAATGGGCGTCATGCTTGCCGCTTTAATATCAGGAGCAATTTTGAGTAATATGGTTTCATCATGGGAATCGGCTAAGTATTTCTTTATGGTAAACCTCCGTTTAACGGATTATATGAAGGGCTCGGCTCCTCCGATTGAAGGGATGAATCTCTCCTTCTCCCTAATGGTCTTGTTCGTCTGGTGGGCAGCAGCACTACTTGTTTCATTTGTTGTATTCACAAAGAAGGATGTTTATTAA
- a CDS encoding ABC transporter ATP-binding protein codes for MEKSITLSVKNLKKEIGRREIIKGLTFDLHEGEVFGFLGPNGAGKTTTIRMLVGLIKPTSGSIQICGYNIETHFYEAMKNLGCIVENPELYPYLSGYNNLLHFARMLDGIGEERIREVTDLVGLSERIHDKVKTYSLGMRQRLGIAQALLGNPRVLILDEPTNGLDPAGIREMRQFIRFLAEKEGLSVLVSSHLLSEIQLLCDRVAIISKGSVIRIDTVQQLLSNREKVVWQVHPFETGKQVLSTLTTIEERDDGTLVTEFDEQNVPEWNKQLVLAGVSVTEMNRKMPVLEDLFLELTGGDSIE; via the coding sequence ATGGAGAAAAGTATAACGTTATCTGTAAAAAATCTAAAAAAAGAAATTGGGAGAAGAGAAATCATTAAAGGGTTAACCTTTGATTTACATGAGGGTGAAGTGTTTGGTTTCCTAGGACCAAATGGGGCTGGTAAAACAACTACGATTCGGATGCTTGTGGGTCTTATTAAACCTACATCTGGAAGTATTCAGATTTGTGGATATAACATTGAAACTCATTTTTATGAGGCAATGAAAAATTTGGGCTGTATTGTGGAAAATCCAGAATTATATCCTTATTTATCTGGTTATAATAATTTGCTTCATTTTGCTCGGATGCTTGACGGTATCGGAGAGGAACGGATTAGAGAGGTAACGGACTTGGTTGGTTTAAGTGAAAGGATTCATGATAAGGTTAAAACGTACTCACTTGGAATGAGACAACGTCTTGGAATTGCACAAGCCTTGTTAGGAAACCCGAGAGTGTTAATCCTCGATGAACCGACAAATGGTCTAGATCCTGCCGGAATTCGTGAAATGCGCCAATTTATCCGCTTTTTAGCAGAGAAGGAAGGATTGAGTGTTCTTGTCTCGAGTCATTTATTAAGTGAAATTCAATTACTCTGTGATCGGGTAGCTATTATTTCAAAAGGGTCGGTCATTCGTATAGATACGGTCCAGCAACTACTGTCCAATCGAGAAAAAGTAGTCTGGCAAGTCCATCCGTTTGAAACAGGGAAACAAGTATTGTCTACTTTAACTACGATTGAAGAAAGAGATGATGGAACACTTGTGACAGAGTTCGATGAGCAAAATGTTCCTGAATGGAATAAACAGCTTGTTCTTGCTGGGGTTTCAGTAACGGAGATGAATCGAAAAATGCCAGTGCTTGAAGATTTATTCCTCGAACTTACAGGGGGTGACTCCATTGAATAG
- a CDS encoding SGNH/GDSL hydrolase family protein, which produces MSKNLIRSITAVSVLFCLIWLIGLGWAVGEYYAGKPEKVPERTTEKTVMKSKKGLNIVALGDSLTRGTGDETGKGYVGVLMDEIKEKTKGPVQITNLGINGQRSDQLRKQVQEKEVGRQIKKADLVLVTIGGNDLFRGGKAIMDFGTDDVATIEKKYLENLKAIFEQIRKNNPDANVFFIGLYNPFIDLDQGKEMSKVVRHWNYDSAEISAAYPKIVFVPTFDLFELKVNDYLYSDKFHPNSKGYRLIAERVASLLTW; this is translated from the coding sequence ATGAGTAAAAATCTTATCCGTTCAATTACTGCCGTCTCCGTATTATTTTGCCTCATCTGGCTTATTGGACTTGGTTGGGCAGTAGGAGAATATTATGCAGGGAAGCCAGAAAAAGTACCTGAAAGAACGACTGAAAAAACAGTAATGAAAAGTAAAAAAGGACTAAACATTGTTGCTTTAGGCGATTCGTTAACTAGAGGAACAGGAGACGAAACAGGTAAAGGATATGTAGGGGTTTTAATGGATGAAATTAAAGAAAAGACAAAAGGTCCTGTCCAAATTACCAACCTGGGGATAAATGGCCAAAGATCAGATCAGCTCCGCAAACAGGTACAAGAAAAAGAAGTGGGGCGGCAGATTAAGAAAGCAGACTTGGTTCTTGTAACGATTGGCGGAAACGATTTGTTCCGAGGTGGAAAAGCCATAATGGATTTTGGAACGGATGATGTTGCGACAATCGAGAAAAAGTATCTTGAAAACCTTAAGGCTATATTCGAACAAATCCGAAAGAACAATCCGGATGCCAATGTGTTTTTTATAGGATTGTATAATCCATTTATTGATTTAGACCAGGGAAAAGAGATGTCAAAGGTGGTTCGACATTGGAATTATGATAGTGCGGAAATTAGTGCAGCCTACCCTAAAATTGTATTTGTCCCTACGTTTGACTTATTTGAGTTAAAGGTCAACGATTATTTATATTCTGACAAGTTTCATCCAAATTCAAAAGGGTACCGTTTAATTGCAGAACGGGTAGCCTCATTGCTCACCTGGTAA
- the hmpA gene encoding NO-inducible flavohemoprotein has protein sequence MLNQKTIEIIKSTVPVLEKHGETITTRFYQLMFGNHPELLNIFNHANQKQGRQQKALAGTVYAAAMYIDNLEAILPVVKQIAHKHRSLGIKPEHYPIVGKHLLLAIKDVLGDAATDEIIDAWAQAYNLIADAFISVEAEMYDEAEKQDGGWEGFRRFIVDRKVVESDVITSFYLKPEDNKGIATFIPGQYISIKMEFEREDFTHIRQYSLSDAPGKDYYRISVKREVGAGNPDGRVSNYLHDGVKEGDILKVSVPAGDFILNTEKVTPVVLLSGGVGLTPMMSMLKTVVEIQPNREVTFVHAAQNGNVHALRNEVEDLTKLETVKSFFFYDSPTEDDRKYNRFDVEGYITREWLEEKVDKDQADFYFCGPVPFMKAINRALKELGVKEDRIHFEFFGPMGNLEE, from the coding sequence TTGTTAAATCAAAAAACAATTGAAATTATTAAATCTACAGTACCCGTTTTAGAAAAACATGGAGAAACTATTACAACACGTTTTTATCAACTTATGTTTGGAAATCATCCTGAACTATTAAATATATTTAATCATGCAAATCAGAAGCAAGGCCGTCAGCAAAAAGCATTAGCAGGCACAGTTTATGCTGCTGCTATGTACATTGATAACCTAGAGGCTATTCTGCCAGTTGTAAAACAAATTGCACATAAGCACCGCAGTCTTGGAATTAAACCTGAGCATTATCCGATTGTTGGAAAGCATTTGCTGCTTGCTATCAAAGATGTGTTAGGAGATGCAGCAACTGATGAGATCATCGATGCATGGGCGCAAGCATATAACCTTATTGCAGATGCTTTTATCAGTGTAGAAGCAGAAATGTATGATGAGGCTGAAAAACAAGATGGCGGTTGGGAAGGATTCAGACGTTTTATTGTTGACCGTAAAGTAGTGGAGAGCGATGTTATTACTTCTTTTTATCTAAAACCAGAAGATAATAAGGGTATTGCTACTTTTATTCCAGGACAATACATCAGTATTAAAATGGAATTTGAGAGAGAAGATTTCACACATATCCGTCAATACAGCTTATCCGATGCTCCTGGTAAAGACTATTACAGAATTAGTGTAAAACGTGAAGTAGGAGCAGGAAATCCAGATGGTAGAGTATCAAATTACCTTCATGACGGAGTGAAGGAAGGCGATATTCTAAAAGTCAGTGTGCCTGCTGGCGACTTTATTTTAAATACAGAAAAGGTTACACCTGTCGTCTTGTTAAGTGGTGGTGTTGGATTAACACCGATGATGAGTATGTTAAAAACTGTTGTTGAGATTCAGCCAAACAGAGAGGTAACTTTTGTTCATGCAGCACAAAATGGTAATGTTCATGCACTTAGAAATGAAGTGGAAGATTTAACAAAGCTTGAAACAGTGAAATCATTTTTCTTCTATGATTCTCCAACGGAAGATGACCGAAAATACAATCGTTTTGATGTAGAAGGATATATCACACGTGAATGGTTGGAGGAAAAGGTTGATAAAGATCAAGCCGATTTCTATTTCTGTGGACCAGTACCTTTCATGAAGGCCATCAATCGCGCATTAAAAGAATTAGGAGTCAAGGAAGATAGAATTCACTTTGAATTCTTTGGACCAATGGGCAATTTAGAAGAATAG
- a CDS encoding DegV family protein, with protein sequence MNKPKIAWITDTTASLSKEFIEQHHIHVIPLHVVINDEFYKETVDISEEEFYERMKNEEGKFQSSQPSISDFVDLYSKLKEEYDFGVAIHASSLLTGTYQSSVMAAEMEDFKLYAFDSQTGSFPLSFLVKRGIELAEQGVEINDIMSHLNGLLDKTRLYLIPSNLDQLHKSGRVSGSQKIIASLFNIKPILSIEEGAAKIKDKVRTDKKVIAWLVNKLKEDLETKTVKKVAIVHANDIKKATELEKVMKETFPTIETEILMLITVAGVHTGVGTIGLSWVCE encoded by the coding sequence ATGAATAAACCAAAGATTGCGTGGATTACAGATACTACTGCTTCTCTAAGTAAAGAATTTATTGAACAGCATCATATACATGTCATCCCTTTGCACGTTGTAATTAATGATGAATTCTACAAGGAAACTGTTGACATTAGCGAAGAAGAGTTTTATGAACGTATGAAAAATGAAGAAGGAAAATTTCAATCCTCACAGCCTTCTATTTCAGACTTTGTCGACTTATATAGTAAATTAAAGGAAGAATATGATTTTGGAGTAGCCATTCATGCATCTAGCCTGTTAACTGGAACCTACCAATCATCTGTAATGGCAGCTGAAATGGAAGACTTTAAACTATATGCATTTGATTCGCAAACGGGGTCGTTTCCCCTTTCCTTTTTAGTAAAAAGAGGAATAGAGTTAGCTGAACAGGGTGTAGAAATTAACGATATAATGTCCCATTTAAACGGTTTGCTTGACAAGACGCGCTTATATTTGATTCCTTCAAACCTTGATCAGCTTCATAAAAGCGGCAGGGTATCAGGCAGCCAAAAAATAATAGCTTCCCTCTTTAATATCAAGCCGATTTTATCCATTGAAGAAGGTGCTGCCAAAATTAAAGATAAAGTTCGTACGGATAAAAAAGTCATTGCATGGCTTGTGAATAAATTGAAAGAGGACCTAGAGACCAAAACAGTGAAAAAGGTTGCGATTGTTCATGCAAACGATATCAAGAAAGCAACTGAGCTGGAAAAAGTAATGAAAGAGACTTTCCCCACAATTGAAACTGAAATATTAATGCTCATTACGGTTGCTGGTGTTCATACCGGTGTTGGTACAATTGGCTTGTCATGGGTGTGTGAATAA
- a CDS encoding YdcF family protein, whose product MIGLERMRKRLLTYLSILVVLGLIYVGVLQFKISQHIQTDVPKHVDYIIVLGARVKGTVPSLAFASRIKAAASYLKENENTIAIASGGKGPGEDITEAESIRRELIKLGISESRILLEDRSTDTYENIEYSKKLIPKNADSGLIVTNTFHIYRAVSIAKDQGLEVNGLPAKTPLQAVVKSYIREYLAITKFYLKRYLLD is encoded by the coding sequence ATGATTGGATTGGAACGGATGAGAAAAAGGTTATTGACCTATTTGAGTATACTTGTAGTATTAGGGTTAATTTATGTTGGTGTCTTGCAGTTTAAGATTAGTCAGCATATTCAAACGGATGTACCCAAACATGTCGATTATATTATTGTTCTAGGGGCAAGGGTAAAAGGAACTGTTCCTTCTCTTGCATTCGCAAGCCGGATTAAGGCTGCAGCCAGTTATTTAAAGGAAAACGAAAATACTATCGCAATCGCTTCTGGCGGAAAAGGGCCTGGTGAAGATATTACTGAGGCTGAGTCGATCAGAAGAGAACTTATCAAGTTGGGTATCAGTGAGTCTCGTATCTTGTTGGAAGACCGTTCCACAGATACCTATGAAAATATAGAGTACTCTAAAAAGTTGATTCCGAAAAATGCGGACTCGGGATTGATTGTGACTAATACGTTTCATATTTACCGTGCTGTTTCCATTGCAAAAGACCAGGGTCTAGAGGTAAATGGGCTGCCTGCGAAAACCCCGTTACAGGCTGTAGTAAAATCCTATATTCGTGAATATTTGGCGATTACTAAGTTTTATTTAAAAAGATACTTACTAGATTAA
- a CDS encoding GNAT family N-acetyltransferase yields MKPILIDFPEQLTTERLLIRKPMPGDGKAVYDAMQASLTELKEYMPWAHRNQTVEDVEVNMREAHAKFLTREDLRLHLYDKETREFIGSSGLHRINWSVPKFEIGYWIDTRHSGKGYITEATHAITEFAFTELKARRVEIRCDSNNSKSRAIPEKLGFTLEGILKNDGLSADGIEIRDTCVYAKTK; encoded by the coding sequence ATGAAACCGATACTCATCGACTTTCCAGAGCAGTTGACCACAGAAAGACTACTCATTCGCAAACCCATGCCTGGAGATGGAAAGGCCGTATATGACGCCATGCAGGCTTCTTTAACTGAACTGAAGGAATATATGCCGTGGGCACATAGAAATCAAACAGTAGAAGATGTCGAAGTGAATATGAGGGAAGCACACGCAAAGTTTTTGACTCGTGAAGACCTTCGGTTGCACCTTTATGATAAAGAAACACGAGAATTTATCGGGTCTTCCGGCTTACATAGAATTAACTGGAGTGTTCCAAAATTTGAAATTGGCTACTGGATTGATACGAGGCATAGTGGAAAAGGTTATATCACTGAAGCCACACATGCAATCACAGAATTTGCCTTTACGGAGCTGAAAGCCCGTCGAGTGGAAATTCGCTGCGACTCAAATAATTCGAAAAGCCGGGCAATTCCAGAAAAGTTAGGATTCACATTAGAGGGGATCTTAAAAAATGACGGATTGTCAGCCGATGGGATAGAAATAAGAGATACATGCGTTTATGCAAAAACGAAATAA
- the proS gene encoding proline--tRNA ligase — protein sequence MAKEFVKDVTAMDDDFAQWYTDVVTKADLIDYSSVRGSMIIRPYGYALWDNIKNELDRRIKETGHENVYMPLFIPESLLQKEKDHVEGFAPEVAWVTHGGSEELAERLVVRPTSEVLFCEHYSNIIHSYRDLPKLYNQWANVVRWEKTTRPFLRTLEFLWQEGHTAHATDEEAMEETIKMLNVYAAICEEILAIPVVKGQKTEKEKFAGAKATFTIESLMHDGKALQSGTSHHFGTGFAEAFNIQYTDKEGKLQYVHQTSWGFTTRIIGALIMVHGDDRGLVIPPKAAPTQVMIVPIAQHKEGVLDFAYDLKKSLGQVARVDIDASDKKPGWKFNEYEMKGVPVRLEVGPKDIENKQVVLVRRDTLEKVIVPMDELETKLVALLDEIQTNLYNKALNHREERTSLATTLPELKETLEEKPGFIKAMWCEDVACEDKIKEETGATSRCMPFEQEQVSDKCVCCGKEATKMVYWAKAY from the coding sequence ATGGCTAAGGAATTTGTAAAAGATGTCACGGCGATGGATGATGATTTCGCCCAGTGGTATACAGATGTTGTAACTAAAGCAGATTTAATTGACTATTCAAGCGTTCGCGGATCAATGATTATTCGTCCGTACGGATATGCTTTATGGGATAATATTAAAAACGAATTAGATCGTCGCATCAAAGAAACTGGACATGAGAATGTCTATATGCCTTTATTCATTCCAGAAAGCTTATTACAAAAGGAAAAAGACCACGTGGAAGGCTTTGCTCCAGAAGTAGCATGGGTTACACACGGCGGTTCTGAAGAATTAGCTGAGCGTTTGGTTGTCCGCCCAACTTCTGAGGTTCTTTTTTGTGAGCATTATAGTAATATCATTCATTCATACAGAGATTTACCAAAGCTTTATAATCAATGGGCTAACGTTGTTCGCTGGGAAAAAACAACACGTCCATTCTTACGTACATTAGAATTTTTATGGCAGGAAGGCCATACTGCCCATGCAACAGATGAAGAGGCAATGGAAGAAACCATTAAAATGTTAAATGTATATGCAGCGATTTGTGAGGAAATCCTTGCGATTCCAGTTGTAAAGGGACAAAAAACAGAAAAAGAAAAGTTTGCGGGTGCAAAAGCGACTTTTACTATTGAAAGCTTAATGCACGACGGAAAAGCGTTGCAGTCTGGTACCTCGCACCACTTTGGTACTGGTTTTGCGGAAGCTTTTAACATTCAGTACACGGATAAAGAAGGTAAACTACAGTATGTTCACCAAACTTCTTGGGGCTTTACAACAAGAATCATTGGGGCATTAATCATGGTGCATGGGGACGACCGCGGTCTAGTCATTCCTCCAAAAGCGGCTCCAACCCAAGTCATGATTGTACCTATTGCTCAGCATAAAGAAGGGGTGCTGGACTTTGCCTATGATTTGAAAAAGTCACTAGGACAGGTTGCGCGTGTTGATATTGATGCAAGCGATAAAAAGCCAGGCTGGAAGTTCAATGAGTACGAAATGAAGGGTGTTCCAGTTCGTCTAGAGGTTGGACCAAAGGATATTGAAAATAAACAGGTAGTATTGGTAAGACGCGATACCTTAGAAAAGGTCATTGTACCAATGGATGAATTGGAAACTAAACTTGTTGCGTTACTTGACGAGATTCAGACTAATTTATACAACAAGGCATTGAATCACCGTGAAGAAAGAACTTCTCTAGCGACTACACTTCCTGAGTTAAAAGAAACTCTAGAGGAGAAGCCAGGATTTATCAAAGCTATGTGGTGTGAAGATGTAGCTTGTGAGGACAAAATTAAAGAAGAAACTGGGGCAACTTCAAGATGTATGCCATTTGAACAAGAACAAGTTTCTGACAAATGTGTATGCTGCGGCAAAGAAGCTACTAAGATGGTTTACTGGGCAAAAGCATACTAA
- a CDS encoding cupredoxin domain-containing protein: MTIFSIISAVLVAIGTGYTIYLLYRNKNQLSNTPGLLLSMVIAIITGLLTGSIIGILSGETFLVVGVSMIIGFVIGFLAGHPIGLLAILMASIFGLIGGINGAILGLFLQYITPTILLGILLGFYIVIIGFVIVYISVTTKNKFSIDTEELSPFAILGGGAVLVSLFLFMYSTDMVKIPGKSETAQAVTKQENAAKKASATEIDVTDQSKPKINMLVTKTGYTPNVIRVKKGVPIELEINNPLEDSCLSTFMIPDFNIKNVNLKVGTTKLSFTPDKTGKYTFSCGMEMFKGTIIVE, translated from the coding sequence ATGACTATTTTTTCAATCATATCGGCCGTACTTGTTGCTATAGGGACCGGCTATACCATTTACCTTCTATACCGCAATAAAAATCAACTGAGCAATACTCCAGGATTACTGCTTAGCATGGTAATTGCTATTATTACAGGCTTGTTGACCGGAAGCATTATTGGAATTCTCTCTGGTGAAACATTTTTAGTTGTTGGCGTTAGCATGATTATTGGATTCGTAATTGGCTTCTTAGCAGGACACCCTATTGGATTACTTGCGATACTAATGGCTTCTATCTTTGGGTTAATCGGTGGGATTAATGGAGCAATTCTTGGATTATTTCTTCAATACATAACCCCCACCATACTACTTGGAATTTTATTAGGATTCTATATTGTGATAATCGGTTTTGTTATTGTTTACATTTCCGTAACCACGAAGAATAAATTTTCAATTGATACCGAAGAACTATCTCCATTTGCAATATTAGGAGGAGGAGCTGTTCTCGTATCACTATTTTTATTTATGTATAGTACTGATATGGTAAAGATTCCAGGGAAATCAGAGACAGCACAAGCTGTAACAAAACAAGAAAACGCAGCTAAAAAGGCATCTGCAACAGAAATCGATGTTACCGATCAAAGCAAACCAAAAATAAACATGCTCGTAACAAAGACAGGATACACCCCTAATGTCATCCGTGTGAAAAAGGGTGTTCCAATAGAACTAGAGATCAATAATCCACTGGAAGATAGCTGTTTATCAACATTTATGATTCCTGATTTTAATATTAAAAACGTTAACTTAAAAGTTGGAACGACCAAACTTTCCTTTACCCCTGATAAAACAGGAAAATATACGTTTAGTTGCGGCATGGAAATGTTTAAAGGAACAATAATCGTAGAATAA
- a CDS encoding PepSY-associated TM helix domain-containing protein, protein MKKLRRAHLWIGLIASVLIFMESLTGLLMNEPWLMGQAQVEGGRGNFQPGQFNGGQFRQNAGQGNGQMQGQNGFNRNAQSQGQTGSNENGQFQGTSGFGRNGNFPEGFRGERMGQGSFMSTIRGLHEGRIGNTDVKWLIDLTAIAMMFLTGSGIYLSIQILRTDRKRKKRYLENQEVL, encoded by the coding sequence ATGAAGAAACTAAGAAGGGCGCACTTATGGATCGGATTAATTGCATCTGTATTAATTTTTATGGAGTCGCTTACCGGCTTATTAATGAATGAACCATGGTTAATGGGACAAGCTCAAGTTGAAGGTGGAAGAGGAAACTTTCAGCCGGGTCAGTTCAATGGAGGACAATTTAGACAGAATGCTGGTCAAGGAAATGGTCAAATGCAAGGGCAAAATGGGTTTAATAGAAATGCTCAATCCCAGGGACAAACTGGCTCGAATGAAAATGGACAATTTCAAGGAACTTCTGGGTTCGGCAGGAATGGGAATTTTCCTGAAGGATTTCGTGGAGAAAGAATGGGACAAGGATCATTCATGAGCACCATCCGAGGTCTGCATGAAGGAAGAATCGGTAATACTGACGTGAAATGGCTAATTGATTTAACGGCAATCGCTATGATGTTCCTTACCGGTTCAGGAATCTATTTATCTATTCAAATCCTGCGCACAGATAGAAAGAGAAAAAAGCGGTACTTAGAAAATCAAGAAGTTTTATAG